From one Candidatus Cloacimonadota bacterium genomic stretch:
- the dnaJ gene encoding molecular chaperone DnaJ: MAKRDYYEVLGVPKTADEAEIKKAYRKLAMQFHPDKNPDNKAAEEKFKEASEAYEVLSDKDKRQIYDQYGHAGIDQQFGNGGFNWDNFSHFEDISDLFGGGGFGSIFETLFGGGFGGRGGGQQRSNRGSDLRIELSLSLKEIALGTEKTVKINAKEACDVCHGSGSADGNTETCSQCRGTGQVRTVRQSLFGQMQTVSECPSCRGEGKIIRNKCSKCYGEGRMAKTKEIKVKIPGGMEEGQILRVRGQGHIGPRNGPHGDLLVQVNEKQDDLFERHGNNVVLDFPVHFTQAVLGDEIIVPTLTGKAKMKIPAGTQSGREFRLKGEGIQGLYSDSRGDLIVRINVHTPSRLSREESDLYKRLAELNKKRELKPGKSFKEKLKDFFT, from the coding sequence GTGGCGAAACGAGATTATTACGAAGTTTTGGGCGTGCCCAAGACAGCGGACGAAGCCGAGATCAAAAAAGCCTATCGCAAGCTGGCGATGCAGTTCCATCCAGACAAAAATCCGGACAACAAAGCGGCGGAGGAGAAATTCAAGGAAGCCTCCGAGGCCTACGAGGTGCTATCCGACAAAGACAAGCGCCAGATCTACGATCAGTATGGTCACGCGGGCATCGATCAGCAATTCGGCAACGGCGGTTTCAACTGGGATAATTTCAGCCATTTTGAAGACATCAGCGACCTCTTTGGCGGCGGTGGCTTTGGCTCCATCTTCGAAACCCTCTTCGGCGGGGGATTTGGCGGACGAGGCGGAGGCCAGCAACGCTCCAACCGGGGCAGCGACCTGCGCATCGAGCTCTCACTCAGCCTTAAAGAGATCGCCCTCGGCACCGAAAAAACCGTCAAGATCAACGCCAAGGAAGCTTGCGACGTCTGCCACGGCAGCGGCAGCGCCGACGGCAACACCGAAACCTGCAGCCAATGCCGCGGCACAGGCCAGGTGCGCACCGTGCGCCAATCGCTGTTCGGGCAGATGCAGACTGTCTCCGAATGCCCTTCCTGCCGCGGTGAGGGCAAGATCATCCGCAACAAGTGCAGCAAATGCTACGGCGAGGGGCGCATGGCCAAGACCAAAGAGATCAAGGTCAAGATCCCCGGCGGCATGGAGGAGGGACAGATCCTGCGGGTGCGCGGACAGGGCCATATTGGCCCGCGTAATGGCCCCCACGGCGATCTGCTGGTACAGGTGAACGAAAAGCAGGACGACCTCTTCGAACGCCACGGCAACAACGTGGTCCTCGACTTCCCTGTGCATTTCACGCAGGCGGTGCTGGGCGACGAGATCATCGTGCCCACCCTCACCGGCAAAGCCAAGATGAAGATCCCTGCCGGAACGCAGAGCGGACGCGAATTCCGCCTCAAGGGCGAAGGCATCCAGGGCTTGTACAGCGATTCCCGCGGAGACCTCATCGTGCGGATCAACGTGCACACGCCCAGCCGGCTCTCCCGCGAGGAAAGCGACCTTTACAAACGTCTGGCGGAGCTGAACAAAAAGCGCGAGCTCAAGCCGGGCAAGAGTTTCAAGGAAAAACTGAAGGATTTCTTCACTTAA
- a CDS encoding 16S rRNA (uracil(1498)-N(3))-methyltransferase, giving the protein MPSVYFAGLEKLHAGELVRLEGEEFHHLARVAKRRLNETLLLNSGQGALAQAVVESLEPRSAQLRITKIVLQKERRHPYAIAFALLKNRHDELLVEKCTELGVAALFTLITEHSVRQAADNTVSRFGRISLAAAKQCDNPWLPEIHEPLKLAAALPAIRAAGYTPILCSERRPDRWLHHLSGEEVGRPCFLIGAEGGWSEAEFRLMEGLTEITLGKLVTRAETAGIVIAAQWQAFADRWDQ; this is encoded by the coding sequence ATGCCTTCGGTTTACTTTGCCGGACTCGAAAAACTGCATGCTGGCGAGCTGGTCAGGCTTGAGGGCGAGGAATTCCATCATCTGGCGCGGGTGGCCAAACGCAGGCTGAATGAGACGTTGCTTCTGAATTCAGGCCAGGGCGCTCTCGCGCAGGCGGTGGTGGAAAGCCTGGAGCCGCGCTCGGCCCAGCTGCGGATCACAAAAATCGTGCTTCAGAAGGAGCGGCGGCATCCCTACGCGATAGCTTTCGCCCTCCTCAAGAACCGCCACGACGAGCTTTTGGTGGAGAAATGCACCGAACTCGGCGTTGCGGCCTTGTTCACTCTCATCACGGAGCATTCGGTGCGCCAGGCCGCGGACAACACGGTGTCGCGCTTCGGCAGGATAAGCCTCGCAGCCGCCAAACAGTGCGACAACCCCTGGCTGCCCGAGATACATGAACCGCTCAAGCTTGCAGCCGCGCTGCCGGCCATTCGCGCTGCTGGCTATACTCCCATCCTTTGTTCCGAACGCCGTCCAGATCGCTGGTTGCATCATCTGAGCGGGGAAGAGGTAGGCCGGCCCTGTTTCCTGATCGGTGCTGAAGGGGGATGGAGCGAGGCGGAATTCAGGCTGATGGAGGGTTTGACGGAGATCACTTTGGGCAAACTGGTCACCCGCGCGGAGACTGCCGGAATCGTGATCGCCGCGCAGTGGCAGGCTTTCGCCGATCGCTGGGATCAATAG